A single window of Salvia splendens isolate huo1 chromosome 6, SspV2, whole genome shotgun sequence DNA harbors:
- the LOC121808929 gene encoding uncharacterized protein LOC121808929, producing MDFMGPFPSSEGNLYILVAVDYVSKWIEAKATRTCESRKVAKFLESNIFTLTIDALMSKYDVHHRLSTPYHQQSNGQAEVSSREIKEILEKMNVPYGLVFGKMCHLPMGVEHLAFWVIKEMNLNVEFGAEERRLQLQELEELRLDAYDSSMWYKEKIKMWHDKNLRKKELKVGQKMLLFQSRLKLMPGKLRSRWIGPYTIIAIRVNGAIELK from the exons atggatttcatgggacccTTCCCATCTTCTGAAGGCAATCTCTACATTCTGGTGgcagtggactatgtgtccaaatggatagaggcGAAGGCAACGAGGACGTGTGAGTCTAGgaaggtggccaagttcttagaATCAAACATCTTTACCCT AACCATCGATGCCTTGATGAGTAAGTATGACGTCCACCACCGCCTGTCCACACCTTACCACCAACAGTCAAATGGCCAGGCTGAAGTGTCGAGCAGAGAGATCAAGGAGATCTTAGAAAAGATG AATGTCCCCTACGGGCTGgtatttgggaagatgtgccatctgcctATGGGAGTCGAGCATCTAGCTTTCTGGGTGATCAAAGAAATGAACCTGAATGTCGAGTTTGGTGCTGAAGAGAGGAGATTGCAGCTGCAAGAGCTCGAGGAGCTCCGCCTTGATGCCTACGATTCttccatgtggtataaggaaaagATAAAGATGTGGCACGACAAGAACCTTCGCAAGAAGGAGCTCAAGGTGGGCCAGAAAAtgctactcttccagtcaagactcaagctgatgcctgggaagTTGCGGTCAAGGTGGATCGGCCCCTATACCATCATCGCCATCAGAGTAAATGGAGCAATCGAACTCAAATGA